The proteins below come from a single Desulfitobacterium metallireducens DSM 15288 genomic window:
- a CDS encoding molybdenum cofactor biosynthesis protein MoaE, protein MAKKVSPSIDEWLKQAKADPMALQEGMFLVHNGVVRQTPKAKVRQGFDDGSLVKGMEFAYDAVKVDAAIAETYKMDGIFYVKVWLNEGQLDVGDDIMYVLIGGDIRPHVVDALQFLVERIKTKCVVEIEQKLS, encoded by the coding sequence ATGGCTAAAAAAGTATCACCCTCTATTGACGAATGGCTTAAACAAGCAAAAGCGGATCCAATGGCTTTACAGGAAGGGATGTTTTTAGTACATAATGGTGTAGTGCGTCAAACACCCAAAGCTAAAGTCCGCCAAGGATTTGATGATGGTTCGTTAGTAAAAGGAATGGAATTTGCTTATGATGCAGTGAAGGTGGATGCGGCGATTGCGGAAACTTATAAAATGGATGGTATTTTCTATGTTAAAGTCTGGCTTAATGAAGGCCAACTTGATGTTGGTGATGATATTATGTATGTTCTAATTGGCGGAGATATTAGACCCCATGTTGTAGATGCCTTGCAGTTCCTAGTTGAAAGAATTAAAACCAAATGTGTTGTAGAGATTGAACAAAAGTTAAGTTAA
- a CDS encoding spore germination protein gives MFSYILKKMRFRQILNYSRKEETIHEQKAHRKFSQDLEKNLDTLKGIIGASSDIVIRKFAFGYKRQIQAAIIFIDGLTDKALINENIMKPLMYDIRFIYKEETSEINNISYIKSTLLSVVEVEETASINEAVDSFLSGDTLLLIDGSKETLIIHLRGWKTRGLEEPKTESAVRGPREGFTESLSTNTALLRRKIKNPDFMLEKTKLGARTKTEVCIAYIQGLANPQLIEEIRRRLKRINTDAILESGYIEQFIEDAPFSIFPTVSNSEKPDKVAAKLLEGRAAILVDGTPFVLTVPMLFIESFQTAEDYYSRPFFASIIRILRFVSYSISILAPALYVALTTFHQELIPTSLLLTMAATHEGVPFPSILEAGLMMIAFEILREAGVRLPRPVGQAVSIVGALVIGQSAVSAGLIGAPMVIVVAITAVSSFVVPPQTDSGAVIRFILLILAGFMGGFGIAMGLLAIFIHMASLRSFGTPYLSPLAPLSPSDLKDTFVRAPIWTMLKRPKDIAWHDPERQKFRLKPNPPQERKNGSKE, from the coding sequence ATGTTCAGCTATATATTAAAAAAAATGCGGTTTCGGCAAATACTGAACTACAGTAGAAAAGAAGAAACTATACATGAACAAAAAGCTCACCGTAAATTTTCACAAGACCTTGAAAAAAACCTAGATACCTTAAAAGGTATTATCGGCGCCAGCAGTGATATTGTTATCCGTAAGTTTGCTTTTGGTTATAAAAGGCAGATCCAGGCTGCCATCATTTTTATAGATGGTTTGACGGATAAGGCTTTAATCAATGAAAACATCATGAAACCGCTGATGTACGATATTCGTTTCATTTATAAAGAAGAAACGTCTGAAATCAATAATATTTCTTATATCAAATCGACCTTGCTTTCTGTGGTAGAAGTTGAAGAAACAGCCTCGATAAATGAAGCCGTTGACAGCTTTTTATCCGGAGATACTCTTTTGTTGATAGATGGCTCAAAAGAAACTTTGATCATCCATTTACGCGGTTGGAAAACCCGTGGCTTAGAAGAGCCGAAAACAGAATCTGCGGTAAGGGGACCCCGGGAAGGCTTCACTGAAAGCTTGAGTACCAACACAGCTCTTTTAAGACGTAAAATTAAGAATCCAGATTTTATGCTGGAAAAAACTAAACTGGGAGCACGCACGAAAACAGAAGTATGTATTGCATATATACAAGGATTGGCTAATCCACAACTCATAGAGGAAATCAGACGGCGGCTGAAGAGAATTAATACCGATGCAATTCTAGAGTCGGGTTATATTGAACAGTTTATAGAAGATGCCCCCTTCTCCATCTTTCCTACAGTTTCCAATAGTGAGAAGCCCGACAAAGTTGCTGCGAAATTACTCGAAGGCCGGGCCGCCATATTGGTTGATGGAACACCGTTCGTGCTTACGGTTCCTATGCTTTTTATTGAAAGTTTTCAAACCGCGGAGGATTACTATTCCCGCCCTTTTTTTGCAAGCATTATCAGAATACTGAGATTTGTATCGTATTCGATCAGTATTCTGGCTCCTGCTCTCTATGTAGCCTTAACAACCTTTCATCAGGAATTGATCCCCACGTCCTTGCTGCTCACTATGGCGGCAACACATGAGGGAGTTCCCTTTCCGTCAATACTGGAAGCAGGTTTAATGATGATAGCATTTGAAATTTTAAGGGAAGCCGGAGTTCGACTTCCCCGTCCGGTAGGTCAGGCCGTCAGTATCGTAGGAGCTCTGGTAATTGGTCAATCTGCAGTATCAGCTGGCCTCATAGGAGCACCTATGGTTATTGTCGTAGCTATAACGGCTGTGTCCAGTTTTGTAGTCCCCCCCCAGACCGATTCAGGAGCGGTCATACGTTTTATACTTCTCATCCTTGCTGGTTTTATGGGGGGATTTGGAATCGCAATGGGATTATTGGCAATATTTATCCATATGGCCTCCTTGCGATCTTTTGGAACACCCTATTTGTCACCTTTGGCTCCGCTTAGCCCTAGTGACTTGAAGGATACATTTGTCAGAGCGCCTATCTGGACAATGCTCAAAAGGCCCAAGGATATTGCCTGGCATGATCCGGAGAGACAGAAATTCAGATTAAAGCCAAATCCTCCACAAGAAAGAAAAAATGGATCTAAAGAATAG
- a CDS encoding 4Fe-4S binding protein: protein MKNSRWGVILSFLGTVILTLVLSLFVTQIFGGHSEKVSVPKTFSVSLDMTVSEISATNNLKLDTVKDALKIKEPANLSKTLAELNISEKDANEMITKKLNLEAEEATKNPALIGIKFIIWAVLMIYAFIALRRRKITPQFRKYMLLASFILTGVILGSEPNAMSTVKDFVSAYAIKGIIFPPRLVALIVFLLLVFVANKFTCGWACQFGSLQDFIFQIDRNSDKKKGVFRQYKVPFLVSNTIRILFFFLFVSIAFLWSLDIIEIINPFTIFNPTVLTGAGILFILFILVASLIIYRPWCHFFCPFGFVGWGIEKFSLYKIKVNHDTCIDCGECSKACPSMAMEAILKRHRVTPDCFSCGSCIIACPTKSVEFKK from the coding sequence GTGAAAAATTCAAGATGGGGTGTAATATTGTCATTTTTGGGGACGGTAATCCTAACCCTTGTATTGTCGCTTTTTGTAACACAGATATTCGGAGGGCATTCTGAAAAAGTTTCAGTACCAAAGACATTCTCAGTGAGCTTAGATATGACTGTTTCAGAGATCTCTGCAACCAATAATTTGAAACTTGATACAGTGAAAGACGCCCTTAAAATTAAAGAGCCTGCAAATTTGTCCAAAACGCTAGCAGAACTCAATATAAGTGAAAAAGATGCCAATGAAATGATTACTAAGAAACTCAATTTAGAGGCTGAAGAAGCAACTAAAAACCCAGCACTTATTGGTATCAAGTTTATTATTTGGGCTGTACTTATGATCTATGCCTTTATAGCATTAAGGCGTAGAAAAATTACCCCTCAATTTAGAAAGTACATGCTTCTTGCATCGTTTATTCTGACTGGGGTCATTTTAGGTTCGGAACCTAATGCGATGTCAACAGTAAAGGATTTTGTTTCTGCATATGCCATTAAAGGAATTATATTTCCACCTAGACTAGTTGCCCTAATCGTCTTTCTCCTTCTCGTTTTTGTGGCAAATAAATTCACGTGTGGCTGGGCTTGTCAATTTGGGTCATTACAGGATTTCATATTCCAAATAGATCGTAATTCTGATAAGAAGAAAGGGGTATTCAGACAATATAAAGTTCCTTTCTTAGTATCAAATACGATAAGAATCCTATTTTTCTTTCTATTTGTCTCAATTGCGTTCTTATGGTCTCTGGATATTATCGAGATAATTAATCCGTTTACCATCTTTAATCCTACAGTACTTACCGGAGCTGGAATTTTGTTTATTTTATTTATCCTGGTAGCCAGTCTGATCATATATCGACCTTGGTGCCATTTCTTCTGTCCATTCGGGTTTGTTGGATGGGGAATTGAGAAATTTAGCCTATATAAGATTAAGGTAAATCATGACACGTGCATCGATTGCGGAGAATGCTCTAAAGCATGTCCTTCAATGGCTATGGAAGCAATCTTGAAACGTCATAGAGTTACCCCAGATTGCTTTTCGTGTGGAAGTTGCATTATTGCTTGCCCTACAAAATCGGTTGAATTTAAGAAATAG
- a CDS encoding carbon starvation CstA family protein, which produces MTTFLIGILILVVGGFFYGKFCEKVFGPDDRATPAIAKADGVDFVGMPKWKNSLIELLDIAGTGPIFGAIQGILFGPIAFLTIPIGAVIAGSMHDYFSGMISMRNGGAQMPRLIKKYLGDNVIKVYNFFLWILMFLVGVVFVYTPGDLVVTQIIGQKAAVENPTTWIVYGVIFAYYLAATLFPIDAIIGRIYPIFGAFLVLSALGIFGGVLLDGGAHLTNLSFSTNPFTQHPSGLPFIPIFFVTVACGILSGFHATQATLISRTVTHEKEGKGTFYNMMLVEGFIAMCWAAGAMVIFGRGAGLDTAPTLMVGLVSKGFLGTIGGMIAIIGVVVLPITSGDTAFRSLRLMVAEQFNIDQKDFRKRLAITAIMFIPAIIVLYYSKSDPAGFNILWRYFSFTNQFVGTFALATISVYLYLNKKNYLIALLPGVFYFFVTLSFIFHAPIGLKLDERLGMDPTSYTASYILAAVFCIGYVWFVRKHSEKEKETIMNDVSC; this is translated from the coding sequence ATGACAACATTCTTAATCGGGATTTTGATTCTTGTAGTCGGCGGATTTTTCTATGGTAAATTCTGCGAGAAAGTGTTTGGACCGGATGACAGAGCAACACCCGCTATTGCGAAAGCAGACGGAGTAGACTTTGTCGGAATGCCAAAATGGAAGAACTCATTAATTGAATTATTAGATATTGCAGGAACAGGACCAATTTTCGGAGCTATTCAAGGAATTTTGTTCGGACCTATTGCGTTTCTTACGATACCGATCGGTGCAGTTATCGCCGGATCCATGCATGATTATTTTTCCGGCATGATATCGATGCGTAATGGTGGAGCTCAGATGCCCCGGCTTATTAAAAAATATCTCGGTGATAACGTTATTAAAGTTTATAACTTCTTTTTGTGGATTCTGATGTTTTTGGTTGGCGTTGTTTTTGTTTATACACCAGGCGATTTAGTTGTAACTCAAATTATTGGTCAGAAGGCAGCAGTTGAAAACCCAACCACCTGGATTGTATATGGAGTCATTTTTGCGTATTATCTGGCTGCTACTCTCTTCCCGATTGATGCAATCATTGGAAGAATTTATCCTATATTTGGAGCCTTCCTTGTTCTTTCCGCCTTAGGTATTTTTGGTGGGGTCCTTTTGGATGGTGGGGCGCATCTCACCAATCTATCTTTTTCCACAAATCCATTTACGCAACATCCGAGTGGACTTCCGTTTATTCCGATCTTTTTTGTTACAGTTGCCTGTGGAATTCTGAGTGGCTTCCATGCTACGCAGGCTACCCTTATATCTAGAACTGTCACTCATGAGAAAGAAGGAAAAGGCACCTTTTATAATATGATGCTGGTTGAAGGCTTTATCGCAATGTGCTGGGCAGCAGGCGCTATGGTTATATTTGGAAGAGGAGCCGGATTGGATACAGCACCTACCTTGATGGTTGGACTTGTATCAAAAGGATTCCTAGGAACAATCGGTGGGATGATCGCGATCATCGGAGTTGTTGTTCTTCCGATCACTTCAGGTGATACAGCCTTCCGATCACTGAGACTTATGGTTGCTGAGCAATTTAATATCGATCAGAAGGATTTTAGAAAGAGACTTGCAATAACTGCTATAATGTTCATTCCTGCAATCATTGTACTCTATTATTCAAAATCAGACCCAGCTGGATTCAATATTCTCTGGAGATATTTCTCCTTCACCAATCAATTTGTTGGAACCTTTGCATTGGCGACCATTTCTGTATATCTTTACTTAAATAAGAAAAACTACCTGATCGCATTATTACCGGGTGTTTTCTACTTCTTTGTAACTTTAAGCTTTATATTCCATGCCCCAATCGGACTGAAATTGGATGAAAGATTGGGAATGGATCCAACAAGCTATACGGCTTCATACATATTGGCAGCAGTATTTTGTATAGGTTACGTATGGTTTGTCAGAAAGCATAGTGAGAAAGAAAAAGAAACAATTATGAATGACGTGTCCTGTTGA
- a CDS encoding GerAB/ArcD/ProY family transporter produces MKLENGEISNSQLMLFVLSFLQSMILTINFAYTITKQDTWLAVLVSFTIAILFTLLYLAIALKFPGENLVQINDHVFGPYIGKLISATYLWFFFQYMIHYMYFFNSFWITYIMPETPRLAFLIMFIFVCAMAVRNGIEVIARLSFLFVIIVTVTILVTTILLIGDMKPTNLLPILEVSPLKFIQGVHVILVIPFCDIVAFLFILPYTANKQKIRKPVLIGLSISAIQLLIVVLRDTLILGPRLLIASSASFAVTRQIDVANILTRLDILVAITLLITVFMKVTVFYYVTVLGIAQTLKLRSYIPLVVPIGVITIFIAANLYPSDMEQVYAGQYVWPFNASISEFLVPIVTLIVILIRRLPIKKGENSK; encoded by the coding sequence ATGAAGCTTGAAAATGGAGAAATTTCAAATTCACAATTAATGTTATTCGTATTAAGCTTCTTACAAAGTATGATTTTAACCATTAATTTTGCTTATACAATAACCAAGCAGGATACTTGGCTTGCAGTCCTGGTGAGTTTTACCATAGCAATTCTCTTTACATTGCTTTATTTAGCCATTGCATTAAAATTCCCAGGGGAAAATCTCGTCCAGATCAATGATCATGTTTTCGGTCCCTATATAGGTAAGTTGATTTCAGCAACTTACCTCTGGTTTTTCTTCCAGTATATGATTCATTATATGTACTTTTTTAATAGCTTTTGGATTACCTATATTATGCCTGAAACCCCGCGTTTAGCATTTCTCATCATGTTTATTTTTGTATGTGCCATGGCTGTTCGAAACGGAATAGAAGTTATCGCTCGGTTAAGCTTCCTGTTTGTTATTATTGTAACGGTAACCATCCTGGTAACTACAATTTTATTAATAGGTGACATGAAACCTACTAATTTATTACCCATTCTTGAGGTTTCACCCCTGAAATTTATCCAGGGTGTCCATGTTATATTAGTCATTCCCTTCTGTGATATTGTAGCCTTTCTCTTTATACTGCCGTATACAGCCAATAAGCAGAAGATAAGAAAGCCCGTACTGATTGGCCTAAGTATAAGTGCGATCCAACTGCTGATTGTTGTTCTGCGGGATACACTTATATTAGGTCCACGGTTGCTTATTGCGTCATCTGCTTCTTTTGCAGTAACACGTCAAATCGATGTAGCCAATATTTTGACCAGGCTGGACATACTGGTTGCGATAACATTATTGATCACCGTCTTTATGAAGGTCACTGTTTTTTACTATGTAACCGTACTGGGTATTGCCCAAACGCTTAAACTACGCTCTTACATACCGCTTGTCGTTCCCATTGGAGTTATCACTATTTTTATCGCTGCAAATTTATATCCGTCGGATATGGAACAGGTCTATGCGGGACAATATGTTTGGCCTTTCAATGCGTCCATAAGCGAGTTCTTAGTCCCTATTGTTACATTAATTGTAATTTTAATAAGAAGATTACCCATAAAGAAAGGTGAAAATTCTAAATGA
- a CDS encoding Ger(x)C family spore germination protein yields MKNRVGILLKAAMCILLIMSLSGCWNSRELDTLAIVMGVGVDKPKESGRVQITAQIVRPGEISSSEGKGGGTEAFWNIKDTGETVFGTLRDLTSKSSRKLFFPHNQVLIFGRGIAEEGVHEYVDFFARDPETRVNVQVLVSQSTAEEVLDVKSKLEKVPANNIAKLIKENAAATSQTSEIKLKDFETRLMSKTIAPIAPFIEISGDGEEKVATISGTAVFKGDKLVGKLDKKEGRGLSWVLGEVKSGIIEVEGPDNDIVSLEIIRAKGKMIPEIEDDKITMKVNITEEGNIGEQTGPEDLAKLPEIKTLEKKKSEVIQNEVIAAVKKAQELDADVFGFGEAVHQKYPEEWKDMESNWDETFPDIEVEVNVDANLRLMGRALKPAVPE; encoded by the coding sequence ATGAAAAATCGTGTTGGCATATTATTAAAAGCTGCAATGTGTATCCTATTAATTATGAGCCTCAGCGGCTGTTGGAACAGCCGTGAGCTGGATACGTTAGCCATTGTAATGGGAGTAGGCGTAGATAAGCCGAAAGAATCGGGCAGAGTTCAGATTACAGCACAAATTGTAAGGCCTGGAGAGATAAGTTCATCGGAGGGAAAAGGCGGCGGCACGGAAGCCTTTTGGAATATAAAAGATACAGGAGAAACTGTTTTTGGTACATTAAGGGATTTAACCAGTAAGTCAAGCCGCAAATTGTTCTTTCCTCATAATCAAGTTTTAATATTTGGACGGGGTATCGCTGAAGAAGGCGTCCACGAATACGTTGACTTCTTTGCACGTGACCCGGAAACCCGCGTGAATGTACAGGTTCTCGTTTCGCAATCTACTGCCGAAGAGGTTCTAGACGTAAAATCGAAATTGGAGAAAGTGCCGGCGAACAATATTGCAAAATTGATTAAAGAGAACGCAGCCGCTACATCACAGACAAGTGAAATAAAACTTAAAGATTTTGAAACTAGGCTTATGAGCAAAACAATAGCCCCCATCGCACCTTTTATTGAAATCTCCGGGGATGGAGAGGAAAAGGTTGCCACCATATCGGGAACAGCCGTATTTAAAGGAGATAAACTAGTAGGTAAGCTGGATAAAAAAGAAGGCCGGGGTCTTTCCTGGGTTCTGGGAGAGGTAAAAAGTGGCATTATAGAAGTAGAGGGTCCCGATAACGATATAGTCAGTCTGGAAATCATTCGGGCAAAGGGTAAAATGATCCCTGAAATCGAAGATGATAAGATAACAATGAAGGTAAATATAACTGAAGAAGGAAATATTGGTGAGCAAACTGGCCCCGAAGACCTGGCGAAGCTTCCTGAAATTAAAACGCTGGAAAAAAAGAAGTCCGAAGTAATCCAAAACGAGGTCATAGCTGCTGTAAAAAAAGCCCAGGAGCTTGACGCTGACGTTTTTGGTTTTGGAGAGGCAGTGCATCAAAAATACCCGGAAGAGTGGAAAGATATGGAGAGTAATTGGGATGAGACTTTCCCGGATATAGAAGTAGAAGTCAATGTCGACGCAAATTTGCGTCTTATGGGCAGGGCACTCAAGCCGGCAGTACCGGAGTAG
- a CDS encoding 4Fe-4S binding protein: MLGATIILSLFIERPWCKYACPYGAVLGFFNFFRIFKIHRKNSSCVNCKACDRACPMNISVSTTNAVRNHQCISCMKCTSEHSCPVANTVEFSTKEENHV; the protein is encoded by the coding sequence ATACTTGGAGCCACAATAATCCTCTCGCTATTTATTGAACGGCCCTGGTGTAAATATGCTTGTCCCTATGGAGCAGTTTTAGGATTCTTCAACTTCTTTAGGATTTTCAAAATTCACCGAAAGAACAGCAGTTGTGTTAATTGTAAAGCCTGCGACAGAGCTTGCCCTATGAATATTAGTGTATCAACCACAAATGCCGTCCGAAATCACCAATGCATTAGCTGCATGAAATGCACCTCTGAACACTCCTGCCCCGTTGCAAATACTGTGGAGTTTTCTACAAAGGAGGAAAACCACGTATGA
- a CDS encoding pentapeptide repeat-containing protein, with protein sequence MSENHECSVTSFDIGRRNLRADCEHCFGLCCIALYFSASEGFPKDKDAGQPCNYLQQDFRCSVHKSLSEKGLKGCRGFDCFGAGQKVAQVSFGGCDWKKAPESAKPMFEAFLIMRQLHELLWYLTEALTLQPARSLHGALRTILDETEQLTHLSPDSLIKLDVAQHRAVVNTLLVKTSELVRAEARHGQKAPSGRQRTFQRGADLIAKDLRKIDLRGANLRGAYLIAADLRETDLSGTDFIGADFRDADLRGADLTQSIFLTQAQLNAAKGDNNTKLPLALTHPANW encoded by the coding sequence ATGTCTGAGAATCATGAGTGTTCTGTAACTTCATTTGATATAGGTCGCCGAAATCTGAGAGCGGATTGTGAACATTGTTTCGGCCTGTGCTGTATCGCACTGTACTTTTCAGCTTCGGAAGGCTTCCCAAAGGATAAAGACGCTGGTCAGCCTTGTAATTACCTCCAACAAGACTTTCGCTGTTCTGTCCACAAAAGTCTAAGTGAAAAGGGTCTTAAGGGATGTCGTGGTTTTGACTGCTTTGGTGCAGGACAAAAGGTTGCCCAAGTCAGCTTTGGAGGATGCGACTGGAAGAAAGCTCCAGAATCAGCGAAGCCAATGTTCGAGGCATTCTTAATCATGCGGCAACTCCATGAACTACTTTGGTATCTTACTGAAGCGCTGACCTTACAGCCAGCTCGATCTCTTCATGGTGCACTCCGAACTATACTTGATGAGACGGAACAATTAACGCATCTCAGTCCTGATTCGCTCATAAAACTGGACGTGGCACAACACCGAGCAGTGGTTAATACTCTGCTCGTCAAGACCAGTGAACTTGTACGCGCTGAAGCTCGTCATGGGCAGAAGGCTCCTTCGGGTCGCCAGAGGACCTTCCAACGAGGTGCCGATCTTATCGCTAAAGACCTCAGAAAAATTGATCTCAGAGGAGCTAATTTGAGAGGAGCGTATCTTATTGCGGCTGATCTTAGAGAAACGGACCTGAGTGGGACGGATTTCATTGGGGCTGATTTCCGAGATGCAGACCTCCGAGGAGCTGACCTTACCCAGAGTATCTTTCTTACCCAAGCCCAACTTAATGCAGCGAAGGGAGATAATAACACAAAGTTGCCTTTGGCGCTCACTCACCCAGCAAATTGGTGA
- a CDS encoding ferredoxin reductase family protein yields the protein MKLKGKLGIFSIFFSVLITIMFWSFEQPVKDLAFIGQVSQLLGTLALLGFAWNNFISTRQPILDKLFDGLDQSYIYHKYLSIISLALAMVHAMTIGMSKAQNLAPGTRPVKSIFIVLGSPSMTLFIILVIVAFMAKKIDYEKWKSIHKLVLIPYVIALFHYYGSSSYVVFGVTPFSLWINIVNAIGVISAVYSLFIYEKSSFKYRYKVVNTQFVAKGMLQISGKPIGENLNYKAGQFAFLKFVDAKLKFPSHPFTISEAPHKDEIQFTIKSLGDHTGSLLKNLKVGDEFAVENAHGQFNYLTGTPHQIWIAGGIGITPLRSFYQTQIPKEFSIDFFYAYNNDQEGAYVEEINSLPKRDNFRVHLYDSSKIGFLTAAEVAKHMSKDVSVDVYFCGPKPMRESLRKGFETGNLKVNALYFEEFQFR from the coding sequence TTGAAACTCAAAGGGAAGTTGGGAATTTTTAGTATCTTTTTTAGTGTTTTAATCACGATTATGTTTTGGAGTTTTGAACAACCTGTAAAAGATCTTGCTTTTATAGGTCAAGTTTCACAACTCTTAGGGACTTTAGCATTGCTTGGCTTTGCCTGGAATAACTTTATTTCTACAAGACAACCTATTCTTGACAAGTTATTTGATGGACTGGATCAATCCTATATTTATCATAAATACCTCAGTATTATTTCGCTTGCTCTGGCCATGGTTCATGCAATGACGATTGGGATGAGTAAAGCCCAGAATTTAGCGCCAGGAACTCGTCCAGTAAAAAGTATTTTTATAGTATTGGGTTCGCCGAGTATGACGTTATTCATCATCTTGGTGATTGTGGCTTTTATGGCTAAAAAAATAGACTATGAGAAGTGGAAGAGTATTCATAAATTAGTACTCATCCCTTATGTTATTGCGCTCTTCCATTACTACGGAAGCTCATCCTATGTTGTATTTGGAGTTACTCCTTTTAGTCTTTGGATTAACATTGTTAATGCAATTGGGGTTATATCCGCCGTATATAGTCTATTTATTTATGAGAAAAGTTCTTTTAAATATCGCTACAAAGTGGTTAATACGCAATTCGTGGCTAAGGGAATGTTACAAATTTCAGGGAAGCCGATCGGTGAAAACTTAAATTACAAGGCTGGGCAATTTGCATTTTTAAAATTCGTAGATGCAAAACTGAAGTTTCCTTCTCATCCCTTTACGATCAGTGAAGCCCCGCATAAAGATGAAATCCAATTTACCATCAAGTCATTAGGTGACCACACAGGGTCTTTGCTGAAGAACTTAAAGGTTGGCGATGAGTTCGCAGTTGAGAACGCCCATGGTCAATTTAATTATTTAACGGGTACTCCTCATCAAATTTGGATTGCGGGAGGAATAGGAATTACGCCACTTCGCAGCTTTTACCAAACACAAATTCCTAAGGAGTTTTCAATTGACTTTTTTTACGCTTATAATAATGATCAAGAAGGCGCTTATGTAGAAGAGATCAATTCATTGCCGAAAAGAGACAATTTTAGAGTTCATTTATATGATAGTTCGAAAATAGGTTTTTTAACAGCGGCTGAGGTCGCGAAACATATGAGTAAAGATGTTTCCGTGGATGTTTATTTCTGCGGACCCAAACCGATGCGAGAAAGTTTAAGAAAAGGATTTGAGACAGGCAATCTTAAAGTTAATGCTTTATATTTTGAAGAATTCCAATTTAGATAA